A window of Candidatus Jettenia caeni contains these coding sequences:
- a CDS encoding putative ABC transporter ATP-binding component, with protein sequence MAVNAIEIDIQKLNKSFRNFQVLKDLDLQIRASETTVIMGGSGTGKSVLLKHIIGLISPDSGKIFIRGVDITTQKGPALDTIRSRFAMVFQSAALLNSLTVAENVGLGLKEQHRFSKKEINEIVIEKLKLVKMEHKYNSLPGELSGGMKKRVGIARALAMSPEVVLYDEPTAGLDPIMAGNIDELILELKQKFKMTAVVVTHDMESAFYIGDHICMLYQGKIIEEGSPESIRRSSNDYVIQFITRHKSVQT encoded by the coding sequence ATGGCTGTAAACGCTATTGAAATCGATATACAGAAACTCAATAAATCCTTTCGCAACTTTCAGGTATTAAAGGATCTCGATTTACAGATACGGGCAAGTGAGACGACGGTGATTATGGGCGGCAGTGGAACAGGAAAAAGCGTCCTGCTAAAACACATTATTGGATTAATCAGTCCGGATTCCGGGAAGATATTCATACGGGGTGTAGATATTACAACACAAAAAGGCCCTGCGTTAGATACCATCAGAAGCCGGTTCGCTATGGTATTTCAATCTGCTGCATTACTAAATTCACTTACCGTTGCTGAAAATGTCGGATTAGGACTCAAAGAACAACACCGGTTTTCAAAAAAGGAAATTAACGAGATTGTTATAGAAAAATTAAAACTCGTAAAAATGGAACATAAATATAACAGTTTGCCGGGCGAGCTCAGCGGAGGAATGAAAAAAAGGGTCGGCATTGCCCGCGCCCTAGCTATGAGTCCGGAGGTTGTGCTGTATGATGAGCCGACAGCTGGTCTTGACCCGATTATGGCCGGAAATATTGATGAGCTTATCCTCGAATTAAAACAGAAATTTAAAATGACCGCAGTTGTTGTAACTCACGATATGGAATCGGCGTTTTATATTGGTGATCACATTTGCATGCTTTATCAGGGGAAGATCATTGAGGAAGGAAGTCCGGAATCTATCAGGCGCAGTAGCAACGATTACGTTATTCAATTTATTACCCGACATAAAAGTGTACAAACATAA
- a CDS encoding pyruvate synthase alpha subunit produces MAMIKEMLTGNAAVAWGVRLAEVDYIPAYPITPQTEIIETLARWISNGDMDARFVTLDSEHSMITAAGAASATGVRVFTATSSQGLLYGFEMLYTVAGWRVPLVMVNVSRALSSPITLEPDHNDILAARDAGFLQIHCETCQEVLDSVLIAYRLAEDERVLLPVLVNMDGFHLSFTREPVEAPDREQVVRFLPPYQPKHAFFKASQPMAQGTAVIGGSGYSYFKYQMHLASMGALDVYREVSEEFGRLFGRSYNTTEGYMTDDAEYILIMTNSFSTLGKAAVKRAREKGVKAGLLRLRLLRPFPELCIKGAIRKAKAVAIVDQNISVGKGGILYSEISSVMYNEKERPLLLSFIGGLGGKTLSSEEFEFIFDRMIEAVGTGAGKVPYLLYTEMEWKEMKKLKNVAGKGTENDNNYHGETRNT; encoded by the coding sequence GTGGCAATGATAAAGGAAATGCTTACAGGTAATGCTGCGGTTGCCTGGGGTGTTAGATTGGCAGAAGTTGATTATATTCCCGCATATCCGATAACACCGCAGACAGAGATTATTGAGACGCTGGCAAGGTGGATATCCAATGGAGATATGGATGCCAGGTTTGTAACCCTGGACTCGGAGCATTCCATGATTACAGCAGCGGGCGCTGCTTCTGCTACAGGGGTGAGGGTCTTTACGGCAACATCGAGTCAGGGACTGCTGTATGGATTTGAGATGCTCTATACGGTAGCAGGATGGCGCGTTCCTCTGGTAATGGTAAATGTATCAAGGGCTTTATCCTCCCCGATAACCCTTGAACCTGATCATAATGATATCCTTGCTGCAAGGGATGCCGGATTTTTACAGATCCACTGTGAGACCTGTCAGGAGGTGTTAGATTCGGTCTTGATAGCATACCGGTTAGCAGAGGATGAGCGTGTCCTTTTGCCAGTACTTGTTAATATGGATGGGTTTCACCTCTCCTTTACGAGAGAACCGGTAGAGGCGCCTGATAGAGAACAGGTGGTAAGGTTCCTGCCGCCATATCAACCTAAACACGCATTTTTCAAGGCAAGTCAACCAATGGCACAGGGAACGGCAGTTATTGGCGGTTCCGGATATTCTTATTTTAAATATCAGATGCATTTGGCTAGTATGGGCGCATTAGATGTTTATAGAGAGGTATCAGAAGAGTTCGGGAGGCTTTTTGGGAGAAGTTACAATACTACTGAAGGCTATATGACCGATGATGCGGAATATATTCTGATCATGACCAACTCATTTTCAACCCTTGGGAAGGCCGCTGTAAAGAGGGCGCGGGAAAAAGGTGTTAAAGCCGGGCTTTTGAGGTTGAGACTTCTAAGACCGTTCCCGGAATTGTGCATAAAGGGGGCGATAAGAAAAGCAAAAGCTGTAGCTATTGTAGACCAGAATATCAGTGTAGGGAAGGGCGGTATCTTGTATTCAGAAATTTCCAGCGTCATGTATAATGAAAAAGAACGACCTCTCTTGTTGTCGTTTATTGGCGGGCTTGGAGGAAAAACTCTTAGTTCTGAGGAGTTTGAGTTTATCTTTGACCGTATGATTGAGGCGGTCGGTACAGGAGCAGGTAAAGTTCCTTACCTTCTTTATACAGAAATGGAATGGAAGGAGATGAAGAAATTGAAGAACGTTGCCGGGAAGGGGACTGAAAACGATAATAATTATCACGGAGAAACGCGCAATACATAG
- a CDS encoding ornithine carbamoyltransferase, with translation MKCKDLISIAELTPSDIEEIFSVTRELKEWHSKGYDEKCLSGKTLGMIFEKSSMRTRVSFEVAMVQLGGHPIYLTQNDINLGKRETVKDGARVLSRYVDGIVIRTFSQEVIQELARYATVPVINALSDYLHPCQALSDLYTIQEKFGAYTNIKIVFIGDGNNVARSLAQISAKLGIPFHIASPKGYELTSDFTSQVKQMTDRSDILHLYQDPKEAAENANILYTDTWVSMGQEAEAQIRKQAFKGFQINSDLLKVAKDDVKVMHCLPAHRGEEITDEVIDGQHSIVYDQAENRLHLEKALLKLLLRR, from the coding sequence ATGAAATGTAAGGATTTAATTTCAATCGCAGAACTTACACCATCCGATATTGAGGAAATATTTAGCGTTACCAGAGAGTTAAAAGAATGGCACAGTAAGGGGTATGATGAAAAGTGCCTGAGTGGAAAAACCCTGGGGATGATTTTCGAGAAGAGTTCCATGCGCACGCGCGTTTCTTTTGAAGTAGCAATGGTACAACTCGGTGGTCATCCTATCTATCTGACCCAAAATGATATCAATCTGGGAAAAAGGGAGACGGTAAAAGACGGCGCCAGGGTGCTATCACGATATGTAGATGGCATTGTTATCCGCACCTTTAGTCAGGAAGTAATTCAGGAACTTGCCCGGTATGCTACCGTACCTGTTATTAATGCTTTATCGGATTATCTTCATCCATGCCAGGCGCTCAGTGATCTGTATACTATTCAGGAAAAATTTGGCGCCTATACCAATATAAAGATAGTCTTTATCGGGGATGGGAATAATGTTGCACGCTCTCTGGCACAGATCAGTGCAAAGCTTGGTATCCCGTTCCATATTGCCTCTCCAAAAGGATATGAGCTTACATCAGATTTTACTTCTCAAGTGAAACAGATGACCGATAGGAGCGATATACTGCATCTCTACCAGGACCCCAAAGAAGCTGCTGAGAATGCGAATATACTCTATACAGATACCTGGGTTAGCATGGGGCAAGAAGCTGAAGCGCAAATACGAAAACAAGCCTTTAAGGGCTTTCAAATCAATAGTGATCTTTTAAAGGTGGCAAAAGACGATGTCAAGGTAATGCATTGCCTGCCGGCTCATCGGGGAGAAGAAATAACTGATGAAGTTATTGATGGTCAGCATTCTATTGTATATGATCAGGCTGAAAACAGACTTCATCTGGAAAAGGCGCTTTTGAAGCTCCTGCTGCGCAGATAA
- a CDS encoding pyruvate synthase gamma/delta subunits, giving the protein MLRLRFHGRGGQGAKIASRILGTAAFFEGYCAQDFPLYGAERRGAPISAFTRISKEPILERGVIAEPDSVFVLDETLLDDPHAHPLSGLEEHGIVFVNTARSAAELKDTYKIPVHVITLDITKISLKMLGKPILSALAGGIAARIVNLGEDSLKKSIEKELSEIVTEKEFLLKNKEASQYCFHAIKPVEIKIAKGIHKANPVIAVPFETALISSPAIYATGNTPLRKTGNWRVFKPVWNYDICTKCMVCVVRCPDACISVNENGYPYTDYDNCKGCMICVEECPVKAIESVREVRAW; this is encoded by the coding sequence GTGCTTAGATTAAGATTTCATGGCAGGGGTGGTCAGGGGGCAAAGATCGCGAGCAGGATCCTTGGCACTGCTGCTTTTTTTGAAGGGTACTGTGCCCAGGACTTTCCGCTCTATGGTGCAGAACGGAGAGGTGCGCCGATATCTGCCTTCACCCGCATATCGAAAGAACCCATTCTGGAGCGTGGTGTAATAGCAGAACCAGATAGTGTGTTTGTGCTGGATGAAACCCTCCTTGACGATCCCCATGCGCATCCTTTATCAGGGCTTGAAGAGCATGGTATTGTTTTTGTTAATACCGCTCGCAGTGCAGCAGAATTGAAGGATACGTATAAAATTCCTGTGCACGTTATTACCTTAGATATAACAAAAATCAGCTTAAAGATGCTGGGGAAACCTATTCTTAGCGCCCTGGCAGGAGGAATTGCCGCAAGGATTGTTAATCTTGGAGAAGATTCCCTAAAAAAGTCCATTGAAAAGGAACTGTCGGAGATTGTAACAGAGAAAGAGTTTTTACTCAAGAACAAAGAAGCATCACAGTACTGTTTTCATGCTATAAAGCCTGTCGAAATAAAGATTGCTAAAGGTATTCACAAAGCAAACCCAGTTATCGCAGTTCCTTTTGAAACAGCCCTTATTTCTAGTCCTGCCATATATGCTACGGGAAATACCCCTTTACGGAAAACAGGTAACTGGAGGGTATTTAAGCCTGTCTGGAACTACGATATCTGTACTAAATGTATGGTCTGTGTAGTCCGATGTCCCGATGCCTGTATTTCTGTGAATGAGAATGGCTATCCATATACTGATTACGATAATTGTAAAGGATGTATGATATGTGTTGAGGAATGTCCGGTAAAAGCAATAGAGAGCGTGCGGGAAGTCCGTGCGTGGTAA
- a CDS encoding pyruvate synthase beta subunit, with product MFLKFMNITTIKSIKDIPQEENLSPGTPTCAGCGGLLSLRHCLKVLGENIVVVNAAGCFTLLAVYPFTPFKSSWLYTAMACAPAGAQGIRDALDILIRKGRLDLKENVKVVVLTGDGVAYDIGLASTSGALYRNLDFYYICSDNEAYGNTGFQSSGATPFASKTGTTPIGRISPTGLELPKKNLFEIWRSHTPPYLATISPAHPVDLINKFKKAEQYKGPKLFINLSPCPAGWVTDPSHSAKFARLAVDTGIWALKEAIYGEVKHTVVPKSFRPVEEYLKGQGRFAHLFKPVRQEETLKRVQEMVDQYWDNARSSESRKR from the coding sequence TTGTTCCTTAAATTTATGAATATAACAACGATAAAATCCATAAAAGATATTCCTCAAGAGGAAAACCTTTCTCCAGGCACTCCTACCTGTGCAGGATGTGGAGGGCTTTTATCCCTGAGGCATTGTTTGAAGGTATTGGGGGAAAATATTGTTGTCGTAAACGCCGCAGGCTGTTTTACTTTACTTGCTGTTTATCCGTTTACCCCTTTTAAAAGTTCCTGGCTTTACACAGCAATGGCCTGTGCTCCGGCCGGAGCGCAAGGTATAAGAGACGCCCTGGATATACTGATAAGGAAGGGGCGGCTTGATTTGAAAGAAAATGTAAAGGTAGTTGTATTGACAGGTGACGGAGTTGCTTACGATATCGGTCTTGCATCCACATCGGGAGCCCTCTACCGTAACCTCGATTTTTATTATATATGCTCTGATAACGAGGCGTATGGAAACACAGGTTTCCAATCGTCCGGAGCAACACCCTTTGCATCAAAGACCGGAACTACACCGATAGGGAGAATAAGCCCAACAGGGTTAGAACTTCCGAAGAAGAATCTCTTTGAGATATGGAGGAGCCATACACCACCCTATCTTGCTACCATTTCTCCCGCTCATCCTGTTGACCTGATCAATAAGTTTAAAAAAGCAGAGCAGTATAAGGGACCAAAACTCTTCATAAACCTTTCTCCTTGTCCTGCCGGATGGGTAACAGATCCATCACATTCTGCTAAATTTGCAAGGTTAGCTGTCGATACAGGTATCTGGGCTTTAAAAGAGGCAATCTACGGTGAAGTAAAGCATACGGTTGTTCCGAAAAGTTTTAGGCCTGTTGAAGAATATTTAAAGGGACAAGGGAGATTTGCGCATCTTTTTAAGCCTGTAAGACAAGAGGAGACACTCAAGAGAGTACAAGAAATGGTTGATCAGTACTGGGATAATGCTCGTAGCAGTGAATCACGAAAGAGATAA
- a CDS encoding acetylornithine aminotransferase — translation MNTQEIKEVYDKYVIPNYIRNPILLEKGSGVDVWDAEGKRYLDLFSGWAVSLLGHCHPHVVEAIQRQAAKLQHAPNIYYTEPQGLLAKHISEKSFGGQCFFCNSGAEANEAAIKLARIHNSHTGKYKIITFADSFHGRTIATVTATAQPKYHKGFAPLVEGFSYVPFNDLEALKKSVDDKTCAIMLEPIQGEGGINIATKDFLQGVRKLCNEKGLLLILDEVQCGMGRTGKYFAYQHYGIEPDIMSLAKALGGGVAIGAMVAGKEIAKSLVPGSHASTFGGNPLACAAAIAVFETIEKENLLNNAKEMGSYSVEQLKSLQKTQGIIREVRGIGLMIGIELTVNGADLIKKCIQAGLFLNCTHDKVIRFMPPLNVKKQHIDEGLNILKTVLSKP, via the coding sequence ATGAACACACAAGAGATAAAAGAAGTGTATGACAAGTACGTTATTCCGAATTATATTCGGAACCCTATTCTCTTAGAGAAAGGTAGCGGTGTCGATGTGTGGGATGCAGAAGGCAAACGCTATCTTGACCTCTTCTCAGGCTGGGCAGTAAGCTTACTTGGTCACTGCCACCCTCATGTTGTAGAGGCTATTCAACGTCAGGCTGCCAAATTACAACATGCCCCGAATATTTATTACACAGAACCACAGGGTTTACTGGCAAAGCACATATCAGAAAAATCTTTTGGAGGGCAGTGCTTCTTTTGCAACAGCGGAGCTGAAGCTAATGAGGCAGCAATTAAACTTGCCCGTATCCATAATTCTCATACAGGAAAATATAAAATAATCACGTTTGCCGATTCATTTCACGGCAGGACAATCGCTACGGTTACCGCAACCGCACAGCCGAAGTATCATAAGGGCTTTGCGCCACTCGTCGAAGGATTTTCCTATGTTCCTTTTAATGATCTGGAAGCATTAAAAAAATCAGTAGATGATAAGACCTGTGCCATTATGCTGGAACCGATTCAGGGCGAAGGCGGAATTAATATCGCTACCAAAGATTTTCTGCAAGGTGTGAGAAAACTGTGTAACGAGAAAGGATTGTTGCTTATCCTTGATGAGGTACAATGTGGTATGGGCAGGACTGGAAAATATTTTGCCTATCAGCATTACGGCATAGAACCGGATATTATGTCGCTGGCAAAGGCGCTTGGCGGCGGTGTAGCCATTGGAGCTATGGTAGCCGGAAAAGAGATTGCAAAAAGTCTTGTCCCCGGCAGCCATGCTTCTACGTTTGGGGGAAATCCGCTGGCATGCGCAGCAGCAATAGCAGTGTTTGAAACAATAGAAAAAGAAAACTTGCTCAATAATGCAAAAGAAATGGGAAGCTATTCCGTAGAGCAATTAAAATCCCTTCAGAAGACGCAGGGAATTATCCGTGAAGTTCGCGGTATAGGTCTCATGATCGGAATTGAACTCACGGTGAATGGCGCAGACCTCATTAAAAAATGTATCCAGGCAGGTTTGTTCCTCAATTGTACCCATGATAAAGTTATTCGATTTATGCCGCCACTTAACGTTAAAAAACAGCATATTGATGAAGGGCTAAATATTTTAAAAACGGTTCTTTCTAAACCTTAA
- a CDS encoding xanthosine triphosphate pyrophosphatase: protein MTSITNDIHKKTILIATQNKNKRIEILDILKNIPGILFRDIEDFPFLPTVEEDKNTFQENAVKKATILAKACNTWVMADDSGLQIDALNGRPGVFSCRYAGPNATDEKNREKVLSELKGVPKERRTARFVCTIALASPHELFFVVEGRCEGFITEEPKGKRGFGYDPIFYVPQYHQTFGELHSSIKNMISHRADALKQFKERIMPLIRKI from the coding sequence ATGACATCAATTACAAACGATATTCATAAAAAAACTATACTCATTGCTACACAAAATAAAAATAAGAGAATAGAGATCCTGGATATCCTTAAAAACATTCCCGGAATTTTATTTCGGGATATTGAGGATTTTCCTTTTCTTCCAACGGTAGAAGAAGACAAAAATACCTTTCAGGAAAACGCAGTGAAAAAAGCAACCATTTTGGCAAAGGCCTGTAATACATGGGTAATGGCAGATGATTCCGGACTTCAGATTGATGCGCTCAATGGCCGTCCTGGCGTCTTCTCATGCAGGTACGCCGGTCCAAATGCTACCGACGAAAAGAATAGAGAAAAAGTATTATCAGAATTAAAGGGAGTGCCAAAAGAAAGGCGTACGGCAAGGTTTGTCTGTACTATTGCCCTTGCAAGTCCACACGAATTATTCTTTGTGGTAGAAGGCCGTTGTGAGGGTTTCATTACCGAAGAACCAAAAGGAAAAAGAGGATTTGGATACGACCCTATTTTTTATGTACCTCAATACCATCAAACCTTTGGAGAACTGCACTCTTCAATTAAGAATATGATTAGCCACCGTGCGGATGCATTAAAGCAATTTAAAGAGCGGATAATGCCTCTGATTCGGAAAATATAG
- a CDS encoding ribonuclease PH, with translation MRVDNREQDELRPITMKRRFTKYAPGSVLIETGNTKVLCSASVEESVPPHIKNTGEGWITAEYSLLPGSTPVRVPRESTKGKVIGRTHEIQRFIGRSLRSIIDLAVLKERTIWIDCDVIQADGGTRTAAITGSYIALMDAIQWLKGKNMIQENPVLSSIAAVSVGIVNNVVLLDLCYAEDAAAQVDMNIVMTGKGKFIEIQGTGEEYSFDDEQLAEMLKMAKKGICKITEIQKKVLEERVEI, from the coding sequence ATGAGAGTCGATAACCGTGAACAAGATGAGTTACGTCCAATAACCATGAAAAGGCGCTTTACGAAATACGCGCCTGGTTCTGTACTGATTGAAACAGGAAATACCAAGGTTCTCTGTAGCGCATCGGTTGAAGAAAGTGTTCCTCCGCATATAAAAAACACCGGTGAAGGCTGGATTACAGCAGAATATTCATTGCTCCCGGGGTCCACCCCCGTCAGGGTTCCCAGGGAATCTACCAAAGGAAAAGTAATTGGCAGAACACATGAAATCCAAAGGTTCATTGGCCGTTCGTTACGTTCTATTATCGATCTTGCTGTATTGAAAGAGCGAACGATATGGATCGATTGTGATGTCATCCAGGCAGATGGAGGCACACGCACTGCAGCCATTACGGGTAGTTATATAGCATTAATGGACGCTATTCAATGGTTAAAAGGTAAAAACATGATTCAGGAAAATCCTGTCTTGAGCAGTATTGCTGCGGTAAGTGTGGGAATTGTAAATAACGTGGTTCTCTTAGACCTCTGTTATGCAGAAGATGCTGCTGCTCAGGTTGACATGAATATTGTAATGACCGGTAAGGGTAAATTTATTGAAATTCAAGGTACTGGGGAAGAATATTCCTTTGACGATGAACAATTGGCTGAAATGTTGAAGATGGCAAAAAAAGGTATTTGCAAGATTACTGAAATTCAAAAAAAGGTATTAGAAGAGAGAGTGGAAATATGA